CGGCGCCGGCGGCACCCAGCGCCTGCCGCGCATGATCGGCATTCTGGCCGCCATGCCTTTTCTGATGGAGGGCAAGCAGCTGCAGGCCGTGAAGGCCAGGGAGGCCGGTCTGGTGGACGAGGTGGTGGCTCCCGAGCAGCTGCTCGGCGCTGCCAAGGCCTGGCTGCTGGCCAGCCCCACGGCAGTGCAGCCCTGGGATGTGAAAGGCTTTCGCATCCCCGGTGGCGGCCCGCTGGATTCGCGCGTGGCCCCGGCCTTCGTGGTGGGTAATACCCTGCTGCAGGCCAAGACCTTTCACAATATGCCGGCGCCGCTGTGCATTCAAAGCTGCATCTACGAAGGTTGCCAGCTGCCCATCGACAAGGGCCTGCGCATCGAGAGCAAATACATGGCCACGCTGTCGCGCAGTCCCGTGGCGCGCGGCATGATTCGCACGCTCTTCGTCAACAAGACCAAGGCCGAGAAAGGCATGCACCGGCCTGCAGGTTTTGAGCCCTTCCAATGCCGCAAGCTGGGTCTGATCGGTGCAGGCATGATGGGGGCGGGCATTGCCTTGGTTGCAGCCCAGCGCGGTATTCAGGTGGTGCTGATAGACCGGGATCAGGCAGCTGCGGACAAGGGCAAGCAGTACTCCGAGAAGACGCTGGCCAGGCAGGTGGACAAGGGGCGCCAGAGCCGCGAGAAGGCCGATGCCATCCTCGCGCGCATCACGCCCGGCACCGATTACGAGTTGCTGCGCGATGCCGATATGGTGGTCGAAGCCGTGTTCGAAGACCGAGCCATCAAGGCGGAAGTGACCCGCAAGCTGGACGCCGTGCTGCCGCCTGGCTGCGTGCTGGCCAGCAACACCTCGGCCCTGCCCATCAGCCTGCTGGCGCAGGCGAGCGACAGGCCCGATCGCTTCATCGGTCTGCATTTCTTCTCGCCGGCCGACAAGATGCCGCTGGTGGAAGTCATTCGCGGCAAGCTGACATCGGATGCCACGCTGGCGCAGGCACTGGATTTTGTGGCCCAGCTCAAGAAGACACCCATTGTCGTCAACGACAAGCGCGGCTTTTTCACCAGCCGCTTCATCGGCGCGTTTGTGGATGATGCCATCGGCATGGTGGCAGAAGGCATTGCCCCGGCATTGATAGAGAACTGTGCCAGGCATGCGGGCATGCCCGTGGGGCCGCTGGCGATTACCGACGAGCTGTCGATTGATCTGTCCAAGCACGCGGGCGAAGCCCAGGCCAAGGAGTTCCCCGGGGAATACAAGCCCGGTCGCTCCGTGCCGGTGATCGGCAAGCTGTTCGAGCTGGGCCGCCTGGGCCGCAAGGCGGGCAAGGGCTTCTATGACTACGATGAAAGCGGCAAGCGCATCTGGCCGGGCCTGGCCGAGCATTACCCGCTAAAAGACCTGCAGCCCAGCGCGCACGACCTCAAGCAGCGCATTCTCTATGTGCAGGCCGTCGAAGGAGCGCGTGCCATGGAGGAGGGCGTGCTGCTGGCGCCGGCCGACGGCGACATCGGCTCGATTCTGGGAGTGGGCTTTCCCGCCTATACCGGCGGCCCCTTCTGCTTTATCGACGGCATAGGTCTGCCGCAGTTCGTGGCCGAGGCCGACCGTCTGGCAGATCTGTTTGGCGAGCAACTGCGCCCGCCTCAGCTGCTGCGCGATATGGCGGCCAAGGGCCAGACCTTCTACGGCAAGAGCGCAAGAGCCTGACAGGAGCACAAACGTGCCGCTAGGGGCGGGCCAGGGCTCGCCCCATGTGCAGACACTCATCCGATAAATACATCAATGGAGACAAGCCATGGATGAAGTCTTCGATTACATCGTCATAGGCGCGGGCTCGGCGGGCGGCACACTGGCTGCGCGGCTGAGCGAGAACCGGCAGCACAAGGTCCTGCTGCTCGAAGGCGGCGCAAGCCACAAGGATTTGCTGGTCTCCATGCCTTCTGGCTGGGGCCAGATGATCAACAGCTCCCGTTATTCCTGGGGGCACGAGACAGAGCCCGAGCAGTACGCAGCCAAGCGCCGCATCAGCCTGCCGCGAGGCAAGCGCCTGGGGGGCTCATCCTCCATCAACGGCATGATTTATGTGCGCGGCGATCGCGCGGACTTCGATAGCTGGGCTGAGCAAGGGGCAGTGGGCTGGAGCTATGACGAGTTGCTGCCCTACTTTGTGCGCACAGAAGACCAGCAGCGCAGCGAACAAGAATTCACCCGGCCCTGGCATGGGCGCGGCGGGCCGCTGACGGCCAACAATCTGCACAACCCCCATCCGGTATCGCTGGCCATGGTGCAGGCCGCCATTCAAGCCGGGATGCCCGCATGCAAGGATTTCAACAACGGCCATCCCGACGGGGCAGGGCTGTTTCAGGTCAATCTCAAGAATGGTCAGCGCTCGTCGGTGGCCAAAAACGCCATCGAGCCCGCCATGCAGCGGCGCAATCTGGATGTGCGCATGCAGGTGCTGGTCACCCGCATAGGTCTGGATGGGCTGCGCGCCAGCACGGTGCACTGGAAGGACAAGGCCGGCGCAAGCCACGCCGCCCGCGCCAGCAAGGAAGTCCTGCTGTGTGCAGGGGCTCTGCAGTCGCCCCAGTTGCTGATGCTCTCGGGCATCGGCCCGGCAACGCACCTGCAGGAGATGGGGATCGAGGTCAAGGTGGATCTGCCCGGGGTGGGTGCCAATCTGCAGGACCATGCGATTGTCCCCATGTCCTGGCGCATGAAGGCCGGAACGCCCAGCCTCAACCGCTCGCTGCGCGGCCTGGGGATTGGCGCTTCGCTCATTCAGTACCTGTTGACCAGGCAGGGAGCCATGGCCATGCCGGCTTCGGAGTTTGCCGCATGGTTCCGCAGTGACTCCAGCCTGCCCTACAACGACATCCAGATTCACGGCCTGCCCGTGACCGGCGATATCGAGGGCTATATGCAGGGCGGAAAGAACTACCGCACCGAGGCTTTCCCCGGCATGACGATGGCGCCCTATCAGGTGCGGCCCTATTCACGCGGCCAGCTCAGGCTCAGGAGCAGCAAGCCCGAGGAGCTGGCCAGCATTCGCATGAACTTTCTGCACGACGAGCGTGACCGCAAGGCACTGCTCCATGGAGTACGCATGGCCAGCAGGATTGCCCGCCAGCCCGCGCTGGCCGGCCTGATCGAAACGCAGACGCGCCCGGCACCTGGCCTGCAAAGCGACGAGGAGCTGCTGGACTGGATCTCCATGTACCTGGGCTCGGGCCATCACGCCAGCGGCAGCTGCCGCATGGGCCATGTAGCCGATCCGCGAAGCGTGGTCACGCCCGACCTCCGGGTCAAGGGCGTGCAGGGTCTGCGCGTGATCGATGCCTCGGTCATGCCGCATCTGGTGTCGGGCAATACGAATGCGGCATCGGTGGTGATTGGCGACAAGGGCGCGGATCTGGTGCTGGGCCTGGCACCGCCAGCTGCAAGGCAGTGGAATGTGGCTGCTGTGCTACCGGATGTCGCGGGTGTCGCTGCCGTGGTTTGAGCTTTGGAAGAATGGGTGGAGACAAAAAGATGAACTTCGATTTCAGTGACGACCAGAACGCATTGCGCAACGAAATACGAAAATTCCTGACCAGGGAATCGCCGCTGACGCAGGCGCGTGCCTTGCTCGAGGGCGAGGGTCACCATGCCCAGGACGTATGGAGCGGCATGGCCCAGCTGGGTGTGACCAGCCTGATGCTGCCGGAGGACTGTGGCGGTATCGGCCTCGGTGCCATGGAAATGTGCGTGGTGGCCGAGGAAGTGGGCCGCCAGCTCAGTCCCGTGCCTCTGGCATCGACCATGTATCTGGCGGTGCAGGCCGTCCTGCTATCCACACAGGATCAGTCTGCGCAACGCCGGCAATGGTTGCTGCCGGTTTCGGGCGGAAGCATTGGCTGCCTGGCAGCGCCGACGGACGGGCAGAATCAGCCATCCGGTCTGCCTCTGTTTGACGGCAAGACCTTGAAGGGAGAGTGTCCTCTGGTGGCCGATGGCATGGCCGCGCAATGGGGTGTGGCGCTGGCGCGCAATGCGACGGGGGCGGATGTGCTGGTGGCCTTCAGATGTGATGGCTCGGTGCAGCGCAGGAAGCTCAAGACGCTGGATCCTTCCAAGCCCTATGCCTTGTTGCGCTTTGACGGCACGGCGGCCGAGCAACTTGACGGAGCCAGTAGCGCAGCCCAGGTGCTGGCACGCGTGCGCCATCGTGCTGCCGTGATGCTGGCCTTCGAACAGCTGGGAGCGGCCGACGCTGCGTTGGAGATGGCCTGCAGCTACGCCAGGGAGCGCAAGGCCTTTGGCCGGCTCATTGGGTCCTATCAGGGCATCAAGCACAAGCTGGCCAATCTCTACACCAACAACCAGCTGACCCGTGCGCATTGCTACTACGGAGCCTGGGCGCTGACGGCAGACATGAATCTGGCTGATGGTGCGCCCGAGCTGCCCGGCGCAGCCGCGGCAGCACGCGTGAGCAGCACCCAGGCGCTGTCGGACGCTGCACAGGAAAACCTGCACACCCACGGCGGCATGGGCTATACATGGGAGATGGATTGCCATCTGTTCTACCGCCGTGCGCGCCAGCAGGCCGTGGAGCTGGGCAGTATCCACGCCTGGCGCGAACAGGTGGCTGCCGAGTTGCAAAAGCGGTTGCTTGCTCCTGCGAAAGAGACGATTGTGCAGAGCTCGGCCGCAGCCGACCGCCAGTCCATGGACTTTGGGGACACGCCCGAAGAAGCCGCCTTCCGCGCCGAATGCCGCGCCTGGCTGCAAGCCAATGCCGATCCCAAGGCAAGTGCCGACGACTACTTTGGTCGTGACATGACTGCCGAGCAGCGCATGGAGGCAGCCCGGGTCTGGCAGGGCAAGAAGGCTGCAGCGGGTTTTGGTGCGATTACCTGGCCCAAGGTGCTGGGTGGTCGTGGCGGAACGCCCATGCAAGAGTTGATCTGGCGTCAGGAAGAGGGCAAGGTCAAAGTGCCCACGGGCATGTTCAACGTCAGCCTGGGCATGGTGTTGCCATCGGTGATGGCGCACGCCAGCGCCGAAGTGCTGGGCAAGCATGTGGCTCCGGCCCTGGGTGGAAAAAACCTCTGGTGCCAGTTGCTGAGCGAGCCGGGTGCCGGCTCCGATCTGGGCATGGTGCGCACACGTGCCGAGCGTGCGACCGATGGCCGTGAAGGCTGGATCCTCAACGGCCAGAAGGTCTGGACCTCTCTCGCACAGTTTGCCCAGTTTGGTCTGGTGCTGGCAAGGACCAATCCGCAGGCGAGCAAGTTTGAGGGGCTGACCACTTTCTTCCTCGATATGCGGTCGCCCGGCATTACCGTGCGCCCGATTCGTCAGGCAGGGGGCGAGTCCGAGTTCAACGAAGTCTTCTTCGAGGACGTGTTCGTGCCCGATAGTCAGATGGTGGGCAAGCTGGGCGGTGGCTGGAAGGTCACGTTGACAGGCTTGATGGCAGAACGCCTGGCCATTGGCGGCGTGATGCCCGCCGAGCTGTGGCGCACCACGGCTGGCCTGCTGGCCGATCATCGATTTGACGGCAGGCCTGCGCTGCAGGACGGTCGCCTACGCGAGCGCTGGGCCGACCTCTATCTGAAGGAGCAGGCGCTATGGCTGCTGCAGTGCCGCGCGCTGACGGCGCTGAGCAAGGGCCGCCAGCCCGGCCCCGAAATGAGCGGCGCCAAGAACGTGGCCGCTGCCGCGCTGCAGTCCTTCAGCTACTTCGCTATCGACTTGCTTGGCGAGCGCGGCGTGCTGGCCGCCAGCGAACTTGGCGAGCGTTTTGCCATGGTGGAGCGCCTGTGGTTCGGCTCTGCCGGCATGCGCATTGCGGGCGGTACCGACGAGGTGGTGCTCAACAGCATTGGCGAACGCGTGTTGGGGCTGGCTGCCGAGCCCCGTGCGGACAAGGATCTGCCCTTCTGCGAACTGCTTGCCTAGTGACTTGGCGCGGCACACCGCAATGTGCCGCGTCCTTTTTACTGGGCATACAAGCCTCCATTCAATCCACGTGGCGGAGATCACGTTTTTCAGGAGACAGGAAATGAGTGCATCTGCTGTGGCCCGTGTGCCGCAAGCCGCTTCGGCCAGGGTGATGCCGGTCAGCAATGTGACGGGCTGGCGTCGTCACTATCTGCTGCTGGTGCTGTTGCTCGTCTATGGCGTGAGCATGATAGACCGTCAGATCATGGGGGTGCTGATTCAGCCCATCAAGCAGGAGATGGGGGTTTCTGACAGTGCCATGGGCCTGCTCACGGGTCTGGCCTTTGCTCTGTTTTACAGCATTCTGGCCGTACCATTTGGCCGCTTTGCCGACCGTACCAACCGCCGCAACCTGATTGCCTGGTGCTGCGCCGGCTGGAGCGTTGCCACGGGTCTTTGCGGTATGGCGGTGGGCTTCTGGAGCCTGACGGCTGCTCGTGTGGGTGTTGCGGTGGGCGAGGCGGGCAGCACGGCGGCATCGACCACCATGATCGCTGACATCTACCCGCCCGAACAGCGCAGCCGAGCCATGAGCGTGTTCAGCCTGGGACCGCATCTGGGGTCGCTGGTGGGCCTGGGCGTGGGAGCCTGGATCGCCCAGCACTACGGTTGGCGCTCGGCCTTCCTGTGGCTGGCCCTGCCGGGCGTGCTGGTGGCCGTGCTGCTGCGCCTGACCTGCCGTGAGCCCGTGCGGGGGGCTCAGGACGGGCGCCCTGCGGCACAGGCCGTTGCCGAGAAATTTGGCGATGTCATGGCCGCGCTGGCACGCAACAAGGCGTTTGTGGGCCTGGGTCTGGCCAGCATGCTGATGGCGTTCTCGGGCTATGCGATCGGCATGTGGAATACCGCGTTTCTGGTGCGCTCCCATGGTCTTCAGCTCAAGGATGCGGGCGCCATCATGGGATTTATCGGTGGGCCGGGGGCGATTTTTGGGGCTTTGCTCAGCGGCTGGATTACTGATCTGATGGCAAGGAGGGATGTACGCTGGCAGATTGGCGTTCCGGTTCTGGGGACGCTGATTTCGATTCCGCTGGGGCTGGCTTTCTATCTGAATGACTCTGCGGGACAGTGGACGCTGGCCGGCCTGCAGATTCCGCATGCGATTGCCTACTACGGCCTGTTCTCCATCTTCTCCAGCTTCTGGGCCGCGCCGGTGTTTGCTGCGCTGACCAATGTGATTGCCTCCAGCCGTCTGGCGACTTCTCTGTCCATCTACAACCTGCTGCTGACTGCAGTTGGCGGTGGCCTGGGACCTCTGACGGTGGGTCTGCTCAGTGATGCATTCATCGTTCGGGCGGGCAGTGAATCGCTGCGCTGGGCGCTGGTCTGCATGCTCGCCTTTTATGCGCTGGCGCTGCTGATCTATGCCTGGACCATCAAGCCCTATGCATCGATGGTGACTACGAAAAAGATCGCTTGAGGCGACCTGGAAACAGACGATGGAGAGAGCTTCCACTGAGATTCTGCATTCTTCGACCAAGTCTTGGGAAATGCCTTGGTGGAAGTTTTTTAAGGGTAGGTGCTGTTGGGTGCTGCCTGTCTATCTGCGAGCATGCTCCCTCGAAACCACAAGGGTCTGCACCAGGTTCAAGCGGACGATGAATGTGGACAGACCGTCGTCGAGCATTGCAGCACCTGCGGGACAAGTGGATTCGTAAAACGGGAAGACAGACGGAGACAAGAGATGACACGGACCTTCAATCTGGCGGATATTTTTGAGTTGGTGGTGCAAGCTGTGCCGGATCGCATTGCCTTTGGCTGCGGCAGGCAGAAGCTCAGCTTCAAACAGCTCGATGAGCGAGCCAATCAGCTGGGCAACGCGCTGCGCGCGCGTGGCATAGGACGGGGAGACAACGTCGGCATCCAGCTCTACAACTGCGCCGAGTATCTGGAGGCCTTTTTCGCCTGCAGCAAGATCGGAGCCGTGCCGGTCAACGTCAAC
This region of Comamonas thiooxydans genomic DNA includes:
- a CDS encoding MFS transporter, yielding MSASAVARVPQAASARVMPVSNVTGWRRHYLLLVLLLVYGVSMIDRQIMGVLIQPIKQEMGVSDSAMGLLTGLAFALFYSILAVPFGRFADRTNRRNLIAWCCAGWSVATGLCGMAVGFWSLTAARVGVAVGEAGSTAASTTMIADIYPPEQRSRAMSVFSLGPHLGSLVGLGVGAWIAQHYGWRSAFLWLALPGVLVAVLLRLTCREPVRGAQDGRPAAQAVAEKFGDVMAALARNKAFVGLGLASMLMAFSGYAIGMWNTAFLVRSHGLQLKDAGAIMGFIGGPGAIFGALLSGWITDLMARRDVRWQIGVPVLGTLISIPLGLAFYLNDSAGQWTLAGLQIPHAIAYYGLFSIFSSFWAAPVFAALTNVIASSRLATSLSIYNLLLTAVGGGLGPLTVGLLSDAFIVRAGSESLRWALVCMLAFYALALLIYAWTIKPYASMVTTKKIA
- a CDS encoding GMC family oxidoreductase; this translates as MDEVFDYIVIGAGSAGGTLAARLSENRQHKVLLLEGGASHKDLLVSMPSGWGQMINSSRYSWGHETEPEQYAAKRRISLPRGKRLGGSSSINGMIYVRGDRADFDSWAEQGAVGWSYDELLPYFVRTEDQQRSEQEFTRPWHGRGGPLTANNLHNPHPVSLAMVQAAIQAGMPACKDFNNGHPDGAGLFQVNLKNGQRSSVAKNAIEPAMQRRNLDVRMQVLVTRIGLDGLRASTVHWKDKAGASHAARASKEVLLCAGALQSPQLLMLSGIGPATHLQEMGIEVKVDLPGVGANLQDHAIVPMSWRMKAGTPSLNRSLRGLGIGASLIQYLLTRQGAMAMPASEFAAWFRSDSSLPYNDIQIHGLPVTGDIEGYMQGGKNYRTEAFPGMTMAPYQVRPYSRGQLRLRSSKPEELASIRMNFLHDERDRKALLHGVRMASRIARQPALAGLIETQTRPAPGLQSDEELLDWISMYLGSGHHASGSCRMGHVADPRSVVTPDLRVKGVQGLRVIDASVMPHLVSGNTNAASVVIGDKGADLVLGLAPPAARQWNVAAVLPDVAGVAAVV
- a CDS encoding 3-hydroxyacyl-CoA dehydrogenase NAD-binding domain-containing protein, whose product is MTTEIIRYAVDGDGIATLTLDYPGKTMNVIDQAFMDSLEACIARMHGDDRVRGGIITSGKDSFVAGADLMGMEANIDAMADMPIEELFASCASLSRLLRKLETLGKPLVAAINGMALGGGYEICLACHHRIAVDAPTVLVGLPEAQVGLLPGAGGTQRLPRMIGILAAMPFLMEGKQLQAVKAREAGLVDEVVAPEQLLGAAKAWLLASPTAVQPWDVKGFRIPGGGPLDSRVAPAFVVGNTLLQAKTFHNMPAPLCIQSCIYEGCQLPIDKGLRIESKYMATLSRSPVARGMIRTLFVNKTKAEKGMHRPAGFEPFQCRKLGLIGAGMMGAGIALVAAQRGIQVVLIDRDQAAADKGKQYSEKTLARQVDKGRQSREKADAILARITPGTDYELLRDADMVVEAVFEDRAIKAEVTRKLDAVLPPGCVLASNTSALPISLLAQASDRPDRFIGLHFFSPADKMPLVEVIRGKLTSDATLAQALDFVAQLKKTPIVVNDKRGFFTSRFIGAFVDDAIGMVAEGIAPALIENCARHAGMPVGPLAITDELSIDLSKHAGEAQAKEFPGEYKPGRSVPVIGKLFELGRLGRKAGKGFYDYDESGKRIWPGLAEHYPLKDLQPSAHDLKQRILYVQAVEGARAMEEGVLLAPADGDIGSILGVGFPAYTGGPFCFIDGIGLPQFVAEADRLADLFGEQLRPPQLLRDMAAKGQTFYGKSARA
- a CDS encoding acyl-CoA dehydrogenase is translated as MNFDFSDDQNALRNEIRKFLTRESPLTQARALLEGEGHHAQDVWSGMAQLGVTSLMLPEDCGGIGLGAMEMCVVAEEVGRQLSPVPLASTMYLAVQAVLLSTQDQSAQRRQWLLPVSGGSIGCLAAPTDGQNQPSGLPLFDGKTLKGECPLVADGMAAQWGVALARNATGADVLVAFRCDGSVQRRKLKTLDPSKPYALLRFDGTAAEQLDGASSAAQVLARVRHRAAVMLAFEQLGAADAALEMACSYARERKAFGRLIGSYQGIKHKLANLYTNNQLTRAHCYYGAWALTADMNLADGAPELPGAAAAARVSSTQALSDAAQENLHTHGGMGYTWEMDCHLFYRRARQQAVELGSIHAWREQVAAELQKRLLAPAKETIVQSSAAADRQSMDFGDTPEEAAFRAECRAWLQANADPKASADDYFGRDMTAEQRMEAARVWQGKKAAAGFGAITWPKVLGGRGGTPMQELIWRQEEGKVKVPTGMFNVSLGMVLPSVMAHASAEVLGKHVAPALGGKNLWCQLLSEPGAGSDLGMVRTRAERATDGREGWILNGQKVWTSLAQFAQFGLVLARTNPQASKFEGLTTFFLDMRSPGITVRPIRQAGGESEFNEVFFEDVFVPDSQMVGKLGGGWKVTLTGLMAERLAIGGVMPAELWRTTAGLLADHRFDGRPALQDGRLRERWADLYLKEQALWLLQCRALTALSKGRQPGPEMSGAKNVAAAALQSFSYFAIDLLGERGVLAASELGERFAMVERLWFGSAGMRIAGGTDEVVLNSIGERVLGLAAEPRADKDLPFCELLA